A genomic segment from Comamonas terrigena NBRC 13299 encodes:
- a CDS encoding quinone oxidoreductase family protein, translating into MAIAIRVHSTGAPEVMQLESMELAAPGPGEVCLEQTSIGVNPLDVSQRKGAVPIPLPSGLGLEGAGRVTAVGAGVSSVQVGDRVAYATGPLGAYASARLFPADRLVRLPDTLSNDAAAAVLFKGITAQYLLKTTGQVRPGSTVLVYGAAGALGQLLCAWARHLGAQVLGVVSKPASVARAEASGCHAVFVFDAQTLASQVAQATQGRKVDVVYDPIGRDTFAASLDCLRPRGLMVSFGATSGLPPAVEVGVLNAKGSLFLTRPSLAAHTASAEEYQSRARDVLDAVASGILTPQIWKSYALADAALAHADLEHGRSQGAIILNP; encoded by the coding sequence ATGGCCATTGCCATTCGTGTGCACAGCACCGGAGCCCCTGAAGTGATGCAGCTGGAGAGCATGGAGCTTGCAGCGCCCGGCCCGGGAGAAGTCTGTCTGGAGCAGACGTCCATCGGCGTCAATCCGCTGGATGTCAGCCAGCGCAAAGGGGCCGTGCCCATCCCACTGCCGTCCGGACTGGGGTTAGAAGGTGCGGGGCGGGTGACGGCGGTGGGGGCTGGGGTGTCCAGCGTGCAGGTCGGGGACAGGGTAGCCTACGCCACCGGCCCTTTGGGGGCCTATGCCAGTGCACGGCTGTTTCCGGCGGACCGGCTGGTGCGTCTGCCGGACACCCTCAGCAACGACGCCGCGGCAGCGGTGCTGTTCAAGGGCATCACGGCCCAGTACCTGCTGAAGACCACCGGCCAGGTTCGCCCGGGCTCCACGGTGCTGGTCTATGGCGCCGCCGGGGCGCTGGGGCAGTTGCTGTGCGCCTGGGCCCGCCATCTGGGGGCGCAGGTGCTGGGTGTGGTGTCCAAGCCGGCCAGCGTGGCGCGGGCCGAGGCCAGCGGCTGCCATGCCGTCTTTGTCTTTGACGCGCAGACCCTGGCGTCCCAGGTGGCGCAGGCCACGCAGGGGCGCAAGGTGGATGTGGTGTACGACCCCATTGGGCGGGACACGTTTGCCGCCTCGCTGGACTGCCTGCGTCCCCGCGGGCTGATGGTGTCGTTCGGGGCCACATCGGGGCTGCCGCCTGCCGTCGAGGTGGGCGTGCTCAATGCCAAGGGCTCGCTGTTCCTGACGCGGCCTTCCCTGGCGGCGCACACGGCGTCCGCCGAGGAATACCAGAGCCGGGCCCGGGACGTGCTGGACGCCGTGGCCAGCGGCATACTCACGCCGCAGATCTGGAAAAGTTACGCACTGGCCGATGCGGCCCTGGCGCATGCGGACCTGGAGCACGGGCGCTCCCAAGGCGCGATCATTCTCAACCCCTGA
- a CDS encoding LysR family transcriptional regulator codes for MEMPDSQHTDELATLLALSEQHSFAAAARVLERHPSVLSKRIQALERRLGVRLVERTTRRLSLTREGLQLVEKVRQAANWIRDAEREAAQGATEVRGRLRLALPATMGRRWISPMVAGFALAYPEVVLEVEYSERIVDVVGERFDAAIRIGNLPDSGLVATRLCDQYRILCASAAYLARCPAPASPADLARHNCLGYTGLLSFPEWTLVQADRQGAAPTRQSLRVTGSMRSNDNEALLHAALQGVGIVAGSDWHLLPAVQSGALVRVLPEWTLGEAGGIYLVRPSGQYQTAALAAFRQWISERFAAVPWRRHAGAS; via the coding sequence ATGGAAATGCCCGACAGCCAGCACACGGATGAGCTCGCCACCCTGCTGGCGCTGTCGGAGCAGCACTCGTTTGCGGCCGCTGCCCGGGTGCTGGAGCGCCATCCGTCGGTCCTGTCCAAGCGGATCCAGGCGCTGGAGCGCAGGCTGGGCGTGCGCCTGGTCGAGCGCACCACACGCAGGCTGAGTCTCACCCGCGAAGGCCTGCAATTGGTGGAAAAGGTGCGCCAGGCGGCCAACTGGATACGGGATGCCGAGCGGGAAGCGGCGCAAGGGGCCACCGAGGTGCGCGGACGGCTGCGCCTGGCCCTGCCTGCCACCATGGGGCGGCGCTGGATCAGTCCCATGGTGGCCGGTTTTGCCCTGGCCTACCCGGAGGTGGTGCTGGAGGTGGAATACAGCGAGCGCATCGTGGATGTGGTGGGCGAGCGTTTCGATGCCGCCATCCGCATTGGCAATCTGCCCGACAGCGGCCTGGTGGCAACGCGGCTGTGCGACCAGTACCGGATCCTGTGCGCATCGGCCGCCTACCTGGCGCGGTGCCCGGCGCCCGCCAGTCCAGCGGATCTGGCCCGGCACAACTGCCTGGGCTATACCGGCTTGCTGTCCTTTCCGGAATGGACCCTGGTGCAGGCCGACCGGCAAGGAGCTGCCCCGACCCGCCAGTCGCTGCGCGTCACCGGCTCCATGCGCAGCAATGACAACGAGGCGTTGCTGCATGCGGCGCTGCAGGGGGTGGGCATTGTTGCGGGCAGCGACTGGCATCTGCTGCCTGCCGTGCAGTCTGGGGCGCTGGTGCGTGTGCTGCCCGAGTGGACGCTGGGCGAGGCCGGTGGCATCTATCTGGTCCGCCCCTCAGGGCAGTACCAGACAGCGGCCTTGGCGGCGTTCAGGCAGTGGATCAGCGAGCGCTTTGCGGCCGTGCCCTGGCGCCGCCATGCCGGGGCGTCGTAA
- a CDS encoding zinc-dependent peptidase, whose product MDWQRVLPTWARRAAVRAGALPPAPVPAALWQATVATYPFLERLTPAEDAHLQQLVAHFLQRKEFSGAHGLVITDAMAVAIAAQACVLLLYFGEPADALRWYDDFVGIVVHADDVVARRKVVDEAGVVHHYREELMGEAMEGGPVMLSWAAVQPGHAAHGGHTNVVIHEFAHKLDMHDGHANGCPPLPRGFMGHTSASAARQAWSAVWGDAYERFRDLVIRHERFGQPAPWLDAYGAEAPAEFFAVACEGYWVDRERMAEELPTVVHALDAFFGRLAR is encoded by the coding sequence ATGGACTGGCAGCGCGTTCTCCCCACCTGGGCCCGCCGCGCAGCCGTGCGCGCGGGTGCACTGCCTCCCGCACCGGTACCGGCCGCACTGTGGCAGGCCACCGTCGCCACCTACCCCTTCCTGGAACGCCTCACGCCCGCCGAAGACGCCCACCTGCAACAGCTGGTGGCGCATTTCCTGCAGCGCAAGGAGTTTTCCGGCGCCCATGGCCTGGTCATCACCGACGCCATGGCCGTGGCCATTGCCGCCCAGGCCTGTGTGCTGCTGCTGTATTTCGGCGAACCCGCTGACGCCCTGCGCTGGTACGACGACTTTGTCGGCATCGTCGTGCATGCGGACGACGTGGTGGCCCGCCGCAAGGTGGTGGACGAAGCGGGTGTGGTACACCACTACCGGGAAGAGCTGATGGGCGAAGCCATGGAAGGCGGCCCCGTCATGCTCAGCTGGGCCGCCGTGCAGCCCGGCCACGCCGCCCATGGCGGCCACACCAATGTGGTGATCCATGAATTCGCCCACAAGCTGGACATGCACGACGGCCACGCCAACGGCTGCCCGCCCTTGCCCCGGGGGTTCATGGGCCATACCAGTGCCAGCGCCGCCCGCCAGGCCTGGAGCGCCGTCTGGGGTGATGCCTACGAACGCTTTCGCGATCTGGTCATCCGCCATGAACGCTTTGGCCAGCCGGCTCCCTGGCTGGATGCCTACGGGGCCGAAGCCCCGGCCGAGTTCTTTGCCGTGGCCTGTGAAGGCTACTGGGTGGACCGCGAACGCATGGCCGAGGAACTGCCCACCGTAGTCCATGCGCTGGACGCCTTCTTTGGGCGCCTGGCCCGCTGA
- a CDS encoding UDP-2,3-diacylglucosamine diphosphatase yields the protein MSSDPRTTVPPVAQLQAAPTWRTVDVISDLHLQPSEPQTVQAWRDYLAHTPADAVFLLGDLFEVWVGDDALDEPGSFEAECAAILQQAAAQRPLFFMVGNRDFLAGDLLMQRTGMTALADPTVLVWGERRILLSHGDALCLDDVEYQQFRTLSRSAAWQQQVLAQPLAVRRAIGKSARTESEQRKQAGAPYADTDAQMTATWMDAAQAHWLVHGHTHQPADHALDGHRWRIVTSDWHIDADTQRSEVLRLTPAGWQRLSPQAACAG from the coding sequence GTGAGTTCAGATCCCCGTACGACCGTGCCCCCGGTGGCGCAGCTGCAGGCTGCGCCCACCTGGCGCACGGTCGATGTCATTTCGGACCTGCACCTGCAGCCCTCGGAGCCGCAGACCGTGCAGGCCTGGCGCGACTATCTGGCGCACACCCCCGCCGATGCCGTGTTCCTGCTGGGCGACCTGTTTGAAGTCTGGGTGGGCGACGACGCGCTGGATGAGCCGGGCAGCTTTGAGGCCGAATGCGCCGCAATCCTGCAACAAGCCGCCGCACAGCGGCCGCTGTTTTTCATGGTCGGCAACCGCGACTTTCTGGCCGGCGATCTGCTGATGCAGCGCACCGGCATGACCGCCCTGGCCGACCCTACCGTGCTGGTCTGGGGCGAGCGCCGCATCCTGCTCAGCCATGGCGATGCGCTGTGCCTGGACGATGTGGAATACCAGCAGTTCCGCACCCTGTCGCGCTCTGCCGCCTGGCAGCAGCAGGTGCTGGCCCAGCCGCTGGCCGTGCGCCGTGCCATCGGCAAATCCGCCCGCACGGAAAGCGAACAACGCAAGCAGGCCGGTGCCCCCTACGCCGACACCGATGCGCAGATGACCGCCACCTGGATGGATGCCGCCCAGGCCCACTGGCTGGTACACGGCCACACCCACCAGCCTGCCGACCATGCGCTGGACGGCCACCGCTGGCGCATTGTCACCAGCGACTGGCACATCGATGCCGACACCCAGCGCAGCGAAGTGCTGCGCCTGACCCCCGCCGGCTGGCAGCGCCTGTCTCCGCAGGCGGCCTGCGCCGGCTGA
- a CDS encoding peptidylprolyl isomerase translates to MSNPQVELHITINVADTATPGVITLELDAVNAPKSTENFLNYVNQGFYNGTIFHRVIKNFMIQGGGFAADMKQKETAAPIENEAKNGLKNDKYTIAMARTSDPHSATAQFFINTVDNSFLNHTAPTGQGWGYAVFGKVVKGEDVIDAIKKVRTTRKGFHDDVPFDAVVIDKAVAL, encoded by the coding sequence ATGAGCAACCCACAAGTCGAACTGCACATCACCATCAACGTGGCCGACACCGCCACCCCCGGCGTGATCACGCTGGAACTGGACGCAGTGAACGCCCCCAAGTCCACGGAAAACTTCCTGAACTACGTGAACCAAGGCTTCTACAACGGCACGATCTTTCACCGCGTGATCAAGAACTTCATGATCCAGGGCGGCGGCTTTGCGGCTGACATGAAGCAAAAGGAAACCGCGGCACCCATCGAGAACGAAGCCAAGAACGGCCTGAAGAACGACAAGTACACCATCGCTATGGCCCGTACCAGCGATCCGCACAGCGCCACGGCCCAGTTCTTCATCAACACCGTGGACAACAGCTTCCTGAACCACACCGCCCCCACCGGCCAAGGCTGGGGCTATGCCGTGTTCGGCAAGGTGGTCAAGGGCGAAGACGTGATCGACGCCATCAAGAAGGTGCGCACCACCCGCAAGGGCTTCCACGACGACGTGCCTTTTGACGCCGTGGTGATCGACAAGGCCGTGGCCCTCTGA
- a CDS encoding peptidylprolyl isomerase produces MFSRRKVALTLAASVLTAGIFAAPTWAQNGPPRVKLATSLGDIVLELNPGAAPKTVENFLLYVNDKHYDGTIFHRVIDGFMIQGGGFTADMQQKTTRAPIPLEAKNGLKNDKYTIAMARTGNPNSATAQFFINVANNDSLNAPKPDGYGYAVFGKVVEGTETVEKIRTVITGTRGMHQNVPTTPVTITSATVLR; encoded by the coding sequence ATGTTTTCCCGTAGAAAAGTCGCTCTCACGCTTGCTGCATCTGTACTGACAGCGGGCATTTTTGCTGCGCCCACCTGGGCGCAGAACGGCCCTCCCCGTGTCAAGCTGGCTACCAGCCTGGGCGATATCGTGCTGGAACTGAACCCCGGCGCCGCCCCCAAGACAGTGGAGAACTTCCTGCTGTACGTGAACGACAAGCACTACGACGGCACCATCTTTCACCGCGTGATCGACGGCTTCATGATCCAGGGCGGCGGCTTTACCGCCGACATGCAGCAGAAAACCACGCGTGCGCCCATCCCGCTGGAAGCCAAGAACGGCCTGAAGAACGACAAGTACACCATCGCCATGGCCCGTACCGGCAACCCCAACTCGGCCACGGCGCAGTTCTTCATCAACGTCGCCAACAACGACTCGCTCAATGCCCCCAAGCCCGATGGCTACGGCTATGCCGTGTTCGGCAAGGTGGTCGAAGGCACCGAGACCGTGGAGAAAATCCGCACGGTGATTACGGGCACCCGTGGCATGCACCAGAATGTGCCCACCACGCCGGTCACCATCACCTCGGCCACCGTGCTGCGCTGA
- a CDS encoding tetratricopeptide repeat protein translates to MRRSPSSALRALAVAALLAAGGAAQADDYSDVAKLVRAGKTADAIAKADQYLASNQRDPQMRFLKGTAQVAAGQTEEAIATFTLLTEEYPELPEPYNNLAVIYAGQNRLDQARNALEMAVRNNPNYAVAHENLGDIYTRLAQQSYTRSLQLSGNNAPLKLKLSTLGGVLQPAAK, encoded by the coding sequence ATGCGCCGCTCTCCCTCCTCTGCCCTGCGCGCCTTGGCTGTGGCCGCCTTGCTGGCGGCAGGCGGCGCGGCCCAGGCTGACGACTACAGCGATGTCGCCAAGCTGGTGCGCGCCGGCAAGACCGCCGACGCCATTGCCAAGGCCGACCAGTACCTGGCCAGCAACCAGCGCGATCCGCAGATGCGCTTTCTGAAGGGCACGGCCCAGGTCGCGGCCGGCCAGACCGAAGAGGCGATCGCCACCTTCACGCTGCTGACCGAGGAATATCCCGAGCTACCCGAGCCCTATAACAACCTGGCTGTGATCTATGCCGGCCAGAACCGCCTGGACCAGGCCCGCAACGCGCTGGAGATGGCCGTGCGCAACAACCCGAACTATGCGGTGGCGCACGAGAACCTGGGTGATATCTACACCCGCCTGGCGCAGCAGTCCTACACCCGTTCGCTGCAACTGAGCGGCAACAACGCCCCTCTCAAGCTCAAACTGTCCACACTGGGCGGTGTGCTGCAGCCCGCAGCCAAGTGA
- the cysS gene encoding cysteine--tRNA ligase: MSLRIYNTLSRALQAFSPIEPGHVRMYVCGMTVYDLCHLGHARSMVAFDVVQRWLRASGYRVTYVRNITDIDDKIIKRAVENGETIRSLTDRMIAALHQDADALGIARPDHEPRATDYVPQMLGMIGTLQQKGLAYQAGNGDVNYAVRKFPGYGKLSGKSLDELNAGERVAVQDGKHDPLDFVLWKSSKPEEPADVKWPSPFGEGRPGWHIECSAMGCALLGESFDIHGGGADLQFPHHENEIAQSEGATGKPLASTWMHNGFINVDNEKMSKSLGNFFTIRDVLKEYDAETVRFFVVRSHYRSPLNYSDVHLDDARSALKRLYTALSLVAAAPVQIDWSNTHAARFQAAMDEDFGTPEAVAVLFELAAEVNRSKSPEVAGLLKALGGVLGLLQDDPQKFLQAGTEGVDAAAVEAQIAARAAAKADKNWAEADRIRKALLEQGIVLKDSAAGTTWEAAQ, translated from the coding sequence ATGAGTTTGCGTATCTACAACACGCTGTCGCGTGCACTGCAAGCGTTTTCGCCGATCGAGCCTGGCCATGTCCGCATGTACGTGTGCGGCATGACCGTATACGACCTCTGCCACCTGGGCCATGCGCGCTCCATGGTGGCGTTCGACGTGGTCCAGCGCTGGCTGCGTGCCAGCGGCTACCGCGTGACCTATGTGCGCAACATCACCGACATCGATGACAAGATCATCAAGCGTGCGGTGGAAAACGGCGAAACCATCCGCAGCCTGACGGACCGCATGATCGCGGCCCTGCACCAGGACGCCGATGCGCTGGGCATTGCCCGCCCCGACCACGAACCCCGCGCCACCGACTATGTGCCGCAGATGCTGGGCATGATCGGTACGCTGCAGCAAAAGGGCCTGGCCTACCAGGCCGGCAATGGCGATGTGAACTACGCCGTGCGCAAGTTCCCAGGCTACGGCAAGCTGTCCGGCAAGTCGCTGGACGAGCTGAATGCGGGCGAGCGTGTGGCCGTGCAGGATGGCAAGCACGATCCGCTGGACTTTGTGCTGTGGAAGTCCTCCAAGCCTGAAGAGCCGGCCGATGTGAAATGGCCCAGCCCGTTTGGCGAAGGCCGCCCCGGCTGGCATATCGAATGCTCGGCCATGGGCTGCGCGCTGCTGGGCGAGAGCTTTGACATCCATGGTGGCGGTGCGGACCTGCAGTTCCCCCACCATGAGAACGAGATTGCCCAGAGCGAAGGCGCCACCGGCAAGCCGCTGGCCTCGACCTGGATGCACAACGGCTTCATCAATGTGGACAACGAGAAGATGTCCAAGTCGCTGGGCAATTTCTTCACCATCCGCGATGTGCTCAAGGAATACGACGCCGAAACCGTGCGTTTCTTCGTCGTGCGCAGCCACTACCGCAGCCCGCTGAACTACAGCGATGTGCATCTGGACGATGCCCGCAGCGCCCTCAAGCGCCTGTACACGGCACTGAGTCTGGTGGCTGCGGCGCCGGTGCAGATCGACTGGAGTAACACCCATGCTGCGCGCTTTCAGGCCGCCATGGACGAGGACTTCGGCACCCCCGAAGCGGTGGCCGTGCTGTTCGAGCTGGCCGCCGAGGTCAATCGCAGCAAGTCGCCGGAAGTGGCCGGTCTGCTGAAGGCGCTGGGCGGTGTGCTGGGCCTGCTGCAGGACGATCCGCAGAAATTCCTGCAGGCCGGCACCGAAGGGGTGGACGCGGCCGCCGTTGAGGCGCAGATCGCCGCGCGTGCTGCCGCCAAGGCCGACAAGAACTGGGCCGAGGCCGACCGCATCCGCAAGGCACTGCTGGAGCAGGGCATCGTGCTCAAGGACTCCGCAGCGGGCACCACCTGGGAGGCCGCCCAGTAA
- a CDS encoding DNA-3-methyladenine glycosylase family protein produces MAPSPKELPVPPQHAAAYWAEACKHLVKKDRVLRRLIPQYPGEALMAHGDAFVTLARSIVGQQVAAKSASAQWKKLLALLPEGLTPAQLLRLKVDDMRVAGLSARKVDYLVDLAVHFTEDRLHVDAWGEMDDESIIAELTAIRGIGRWTAEMFLMFYLLRPNVLPLDDAGLLKGISENYFSGEAVSRSDVREVAEAWKPWCSVATWYIWRSLDPQPVTY; encoded by the coding sequence ATGGCTCCCTCTCCGAAAGAACTGCCCGTGCCGCCGCAGCATGCTGCGGCCTACTGGGCAGAGGCGTGCAAGCACCTGGTCAAGAAAGACCGGGTGCTGCGCCGCCTGATCCCCCAATACCCCGGTGAAGCGCTGATGGCGCACGGCGACGCGTTCGTGACGCTGGCGCGCTCCATCGTGGGCCAGCAGGTGGCGGCCAAGTCGGCCTCTGCCCAATGGAAAAAACTGCTGGCGCTGCTGCCCGAAGGGCTCACGCCCGCCCAGCTGCTGCGCCTGAAGGTGGACGACATGCGCGTCGCCGGTCTGTCTGCCCGCAAGGTGGACTATCTGGTGGACCTGGCCGTGCACTTCACCGAAGACCGCCTGCATGTGGACGCCTGGGGCGAGATGGATGACGAATCCATCATTGCCGAGCTGACCGCCATCCGTGGCATCGGCCGCTGGACGGCCGAGATGTTCCTGATGTTCTACCTGCTGCGTCCGAATGTGCTGCCGCTGGACGACGCCGGCCTGCTCAAGGGCATCAGCGAGAACTATTTCTCGGGCGAAGCCGTCAGCCGCAGCGATGTCCGTGAAGTCGCTGAGGCCTGGAAACCCTGGTGCAGCGTGGCAACTTGGTATATTTGGCGCTCGCTCGACCCGCAGCCTGTGACCTATTGA
- a CDS encoding acetyl-CoA carboxylase carboxyltransferase subunit alpha: MAKKTFLDFEQPIAELEAKIEELRYVQTESAVDISEEIDQLSKKSQQLTKDIYSDLSPWQITKIARHPERPYTLDYVRECFTDFVEMHGDRHFSDDKSIIGGLARFNGQPCMVIGHQKGRDTKERALRNFGMTRPEGYRKALRLMKTAEKFHLPVFTFVDTPGAFPGIDAEERGQSEAIGRNIFEMAQLQTPIITTIIGEGGSGGALAIAVADQVLMLQYSVYSVISPEGCASILWKTGEKASEAAEAMGITAHRLKALGLVDKIVNEPVGGGHRDPKQMASFLKRALADAWRQLSDLKPKELQDRRYERLQSYGRFTDTKAS, from the coding sequence TTGGCGAAAAAGACTTTTCTGGACTTCGAACAGCCCATCGCGGAACTCGAAGCCAAGATCGAAGAGCTGCGTTATGTGCAGACCGAAAGCGCTGTCGATATTTCGGAAGAAATCGACCAGCTGAGCAAGAAGAGCCAGCAGCTCACCAAGGACATCTACAGCGATCTGTCGCCCTGGCAGATCACCAAGATCGCGCGCCATCCGGAGCGGCCTTACACGCTGGACTATGTGCGCGAGTGCTTCACCGACTTTGTCGAGATGCACGGCGACCGCCATTTTTCGGATGACAAGTCCATCATCGGCGGTCTGGCGCGCTTCAATGGCCAGCCGTGCATGGTCATTGGCCACCAGAAGGGCCGTGACACCAAGGAGCGCGCGCTGCGCAACTTCGGCATGACCCGCCCCGAGGGCTACCGCAAGGCCCTGCGTCTGATGAAGACGGCCGAGAAGTTCCACCTGCCGGTGTTCACCTTTGTGGACACGCCCGGTGCCTTCCCCGGCATCGATGCGGAAGAGCGCGGCCAGTCCGAAGCCATCGGCCGCAACATCTTCGAGATGGCCCAGCTGCAGACCCCCATCATCACCACCATCATCGGTGAAGGTGGCTCGGGTGGCGCGCTGGCCATTGCCGTGGCCGACCAGGTGCTGATGCTGCAGTACTCGGTGTACTCCGTGATCAGCCCCGAAGGCTGCGCTTCCATTCTGTGGAAGACCGGCGAAAAGGCGTCGGAAGCCGCCGAAGCCATGGGCATCACCGCCCACCGCCTGAAGGCCCTGGGCCTGGTGGACAAGATCGTGAACGAACCTGTGGGTGGTGGACACCGCGATCCCAAGCAGATGGCATCGTTCCTCAAGCGTGCCCTGGCCGATGCCTGGCGCCAGCTGTCGGACCTGAAGCCCAAGGAGCTGCAGGACCGCCGCTACGAGCGCCTGCAAAGCTATGGTCGCTTCACCGACACCAAGGCCAGCTAA
- the tilS gene encoding tRNA lysidine(34) synthetase TilS produces MTQSVDFAMAAFAPALPLAVAYSGGADSSALLHACAQRWPGQVYAIHVHHGLQAAADGFAAHCRATCERLQVPLAVVQVDARPAPGDSPEDAARRRRYAALTEHALHAFDRPMASIALAQHADDQVETLLLALSRGAGLPGLAAMPRHWQRAGQDWHRPLLQVAGADVRQWLTDRGEGWVEDPSNSDLRYTRNRIRQQLLPVLEQVFPQFRDTFARSSQHAAQAQQVLAAQAQADLQTVGVPPQIKAVQALPPERQAHVLRQWLLQFHGATPSAAQLQELLRQIRHCTTRGHRIHIKVGCGFVVREGARLGWYNP; encoded by the coding sequence ATGACGCAGTCGGTCGACTTTGCCATGGCGGCTTTCGCTCCCGCGCTGCCTCTGGCCGTGGCCTACAGTGGCGGGGCGGATTCCTCTGCGCTGCTGCATGCCTGTGCGCAGCGCTGGCCCGGGCAGGTCTATGCCATCCATGTGCACCATGGCTTGCAGGCTGCGGCCGATGGTTTTGCCGCACATTGCCGCGCCACCTGTGAACGCCTGCAGGTGCCGCTGGCGGTGGTGCAGGTGGATGCGCGCCCTGCGCCGGGGGACAGTCCCGAAGATGCGGCCCGCCGCCGCCGCTATGCCGCACTGACCGAGCATGCGCTGCACGCCTTCGACCGGCCCATGGCCAGCATCGCCCTGGCCCAGCATGCGGATGACCAGGTGGAGACGCTGCTGCTGGCCTTGTCCCGTGGCGCCGGTCTGCCGGGTCTGGCGGCCATGCCCCGGCACTGGCAGCGGGCAGGGCAGGACTGGCACCGGCCGCTGCTGCAGGTGGCCGGGGCCGATGTCCGCCAGTGGCTGACCGACCGGGGCGAGGGCTGGGTGGAAGACCCCAGCAACTCCGATCTGCGCTACACCCGCAACCGGATCCGCCAGCAGCTACTGCCGGTGCTGGAGCAGGTGTTTCCCCAGTTTCGCGACACTTTTGCACGCAGCAGTCAGCACGCGGCCCAGGCCCAGCAGGTGCTGGCGGCCCAGGCGCAGGCTGATCTGCAGACTGTGGGGGTTCCGCCACAGATCAAGGCGGTGCAGGCGTTGCCGCCCGAGCGCCAGGCCCACGTGCTGCGCCAGTGGCTGCTGCAGTTTCACGGCGCCACGCCGTCGGCGGCGCAGCTCCAGGAGCTGCTGCGGCAGATCCGCCATTGCACTACGCGAGGCCACCGCATCCATATCAAGGTGGGATGCGGGTTTGTGGTGAGAGAAGGCGCGCGGCTCGGTTGGTACAATCCCTGA
- a CDS encoding aspartate kinase — protein sequence MALIVHKYGGTSMGSPERIRNVAKRVAKWARAGHQMVVVPSAMSGETNRLLGLASELAPNSPKTSYYRELDMLAATGEQASSALLAIALQAEGMESVSYAGWQVPVRTDSSFTKARIESIDDARVRADLEAGRVVIVTGFQGIDPDGNITTLGRGGSDTSAVAVAAAMKAAECLIYTDVDGVYTTDPRVVAAAKRLTTVSFEEMLEMASLGSKVLQIRSVEFAGKYKVPMRVLSSFTPWDIDLEEEAKSGTLITFEEDEKMEKAVVSGIAFNRGEAKISVLGVPDTPGVAAAILGPVADANIEVDVIIQNISKEGKTDFSFTVSQGDYQRAMDLLREKVVPALGAAEVVGNPNIAKVSIVGIGMRSHVGVASTMFRALSKENVNIQMISTSEIKTSVVIDEKYLELAVRALHTAFGLDKSE from the coding sequence ATGGCACTGATCGTTCATAAATACGGCGGCACCTCGATGGGCTCTCCCGAGCGCATCCGCAACGTCGCCAAGCGCGTGGCCAAGTGGGCTCGGGCCGGCCACCAAATGGTGGTGGTTCCCAGCGCCATGAGTGGCGAAACCAACCGTTTGCTGGGTCTGGCCAGCGAGCTGGCGCCCAACAGCCCCAAGACTTCGTACTACCGTGAGCTGGACATGCTGGCGGCAACTGGTGAGCAGGCCTCCTCGGCACTGCTGGCCATTGCGCTGCAAGCGGAAGGCATGGAGTCGGTCAGCTACGCCGGCTGGCAAGTGCCCGTGCGCACCGACAGCAGCTTCACCAAGGCCCGCATCGAATCCATCGACGACGCCCGCGTGCGCGCCGATCTGGAAGCCGGCCGTGTCGTGATCGTCACCGGTTTCCAGGGGATCGATCCCGACGGCAACATCACCACGCTGGGTCGTGGCGGCTCGGATACCTCGGCTGTGGCCGTGGCGGCTGCCATGAAGGCTGCCGAATGCCTGATCTATACCGATGTGGATGGCGTCTACACCACCGACCCCCGTGTGGTGGCTGCTGCCAAGCGCCTGACCACGGTGAGCTTTGAAGAGATGCTGGAGATGGCCAGCCTGGGCTCCAAGGTGCTGCAGATCCGTTCGGTGGAGTTTGCCGGCAAGTACAAGGTGCCCATGCGCGTGCTCTCGAGCTTCACGCCCTGGGACATCGATCTGGAAGAAGAGGCCAAGTCCGGCACGCTGATTACTTTTGAGGAAGACGAAAAAATGGAAAAGGCCGTCGTATCCGGCATCGCTTTCAACCGCGGCGAAGCCAAGATCTCCGTGCTCGGCGTGCCCGACACCCCCGGCGTGGCGGCTGCCATCCTGGGTCCTGTGGCAGATGCCAACATCGAAGTGGATGTGATCATCCAGAACATCTCCAAGGAAGGTAAGACCGACTTCTCCTTCACCGTCAGCCAGGGCGACTACCAGCGTGCCATGGACCTGCTGCGTGAAAAAGTGGTGCCCGCCCTGGGTGCTGCCGAAGTGGTGGGCAATCCCAACATCGCCAAGGTCAGCATTGTCGGTATCGGCATGCGCAGCCATGTGGGTGTGGCGTCCACCATGTTCCGTGCACTGAGCAAGGAAAACGTGAACATCCAGATGATCTCCACCTCCGAGATCAAGACCTCGGTCGTCATTGACGAGAAGTACCTGGAGCTGGCCGTGCGCGCCCTGCACACGGCCTTCGGTCTGGACAAAAGCGAATAA